The following are encoded together in the Brassica napus cultivar Da-Ae chromosome A9, Da-Ae, whole genome shotgun sequence genome:
- the LOC106391767 gene encoding N6-adenosine-methyltransferase MT-A70-like, with protein METEAERNEDATITAVKDMRARLENRIRTQHDAHLDLLSSLQSLVPDIVPSLDLSLRLISSFTKRPFAATPPLPEPKKHHPIVKSDPQQGHDSQPPTLIDSGGSGAEADGSSGSPMALVRAMVAECLLQRVPWSATDSSSVGRKLENDQNARPAEKAALRDLGGECGAIQAVETALKSIAEENGSVELEEFEVNGTARIMVLAIDRTRLLKELPESFNESGRVVEAPNNNNSTVSSGNGGFGVSGSGNFPRPEMWPMMNAGMMGMHHHHHPMGMMGRPPPFPLPLPLPVPVNHKVRSEDDDLKDVEALLSKKSFKEKQQSRAGEELLDLIHRPTAKEAATAAKFKSKGGSQVKYYCRYLTKEDCRLQCGAHFACTKRHFRRLIASHTDVSLGDCSFLDTCRHMKTCKYVHYELDMADAMMAGPDKALKPLRADYCSEAELGEAQWINCDIRNFRMDILGTFGVVMADPPWDIHMELPYGTMADDEMRSLNVPSLQTDGLIFLWVTGRAMELGRECLEHWGYKRVEEIIWVKTNQLQRIIRTGRTGHWLNHSKEHCLVGIKGNPEVNRNIDTDVIVAEVRETSRKPDEMYAMLERIMPRARKLELFARMHNAHAGWLSLGNQLSGVRLINEGLRARFKASYPDVDVQPPSPPRASTMETDNEPMAVDSITA; from the exons ATGGAAACAGAAGCGGAGAGAAACGAAGACGCCACAATCACGGCCGTCAAAGACATGAGAGCTCGATTGGAGAATCGAATCCGAACGCAGCACGACGCACACTTGGATCTCCTCTCGTCTCTCCAATCCCTAGTCCCCGACATAGTCCCCTctctcgatctctctctccgccTCATCTCTTCCTTCACGAAACGACCTTTCGCCGCCACGCCTCCTTTGCCCGAACCCAAGAAGCACCACCCCATCGTCAAATCAGACCCCCAACAAGGTCACGACTCGCAACCGCCGACGCTTATCGATTCCGGTGGCTCCGGCGCCGAAGCAGATGGATCGAGTGGGAGCCCGATGGCTCTGGTGAGAGCAATGGTGGCCGAGTGTTTGCTCCAGCGAGTACCATGGTCGGCGACGGATTCGTCGAGTGTGGGGAGGAAGCTCGAGAATGACCAGAACGCGAGACCCGCGGAGAAAGCAGCGCTGCGTGACTTGGGTGGAGAGTGTGGGGCCATTCAGGCCGTAGAGACTGCTCTCAAGTCGATAGCGGAAGAGAACGGTTCGGTTGAGTTGGAGGAGTTCGAGGTGAATGGGACGGCTCGAATCATGGTCCTGGCTATTGATCGAACCAGGTTGCTCAAGGAGCTTCCCGAGAGTTTTAACGAATCGGGTCGGGTCGTGGAAGCCCCGAATAACAACAACTCCACGGTCTCCTCCGGCAATGGCGGGTTTGGGGTTTCCGGGTCGGGTAATTTTCCGAGACCCGAGATGTGGCCGATGATGAATGCAGGGATGATGGGgatgcatcatcatcatcatccgaTGGGGATGATGGGTAGGCCACCACCGTTTCCTCTGCCTTTGCCTTTGCCAGTGCCGGTGAATCACAAGGTTAGAAGCGAGGATGATGATTTGAAAGACGTTGAGGCTCTTCTCAGTAAGAAGTCTTTTAAGGAGAAGCAGCAGTCCAGGGCTGGCGAGGAGTTGCTTGATCTCATTCACCGTCCTACCGCCAAAGAAGCCGCTACTGCTGCTAAG TTTAAAAGCAAAGGAGGGTCACAGGTTAAGTATTACTGTAGGTATTTAACTAAAGAGGATTGCCGTCTTCAGTGTGGTGCCCACTTTGCCTGCACCAAG AGACATTTTCGTCGACTAATTGCTTCACATACGGACGTCAGCCTAGGAGACTGTTCCTTTCTCGATACTTGTCGTCACATGAAG ACTTGCAAATACGTGCATTACGAGCTTGACATGGCTGACGCAATGATGGCTGGTCCAGATAAGGCACTGAAGCCTCTTCGTGCTGATTACTGTTCGGAAGCTGAACTTGGTGAGGCACAATGGATTAACTGCGACATCCGTAACTTTAGAATGGACATTTTGGGAACTTTTGGAGTTGTTATGGCGGATCCACCATGGGACATTCACATGGAACTTCCATATGGAACAATGGCTGATGACGAGATGCGTTCACTCAATGTTCCCTCGCTGCAGACTGACGGTTTGATCTTCCTCTGGGTCACCGGTCGTGCAATGGAGCTAGGCCGCGAATG TTTGGAGCATTGGGGATATAAGCGAGTGGAAGAGATCATATGGGTGAAAACGAATCAGCTTCAACGTATTATACGAACAGGAAGAACAGGTCACTGGCTCAACCATAGCAAAGAGCATTGTCTGGTTGGAATCAAAGGAAACCCAGAAGTCAACAGAAACATCGACACTGATGTGATTGTTGCAGAGGTTAGGGAGACAAGTCGGAAGCCAGACGAG ATGTATGCAATGTTAGAGAGGATCATGCCAAGAGCAAGAAAGCTAGAGTTATTTGCCCGTATGCACAATGCTCATGCCGG ATGGCTGTCACTTGGGAACCAGCTAAGTGGAGTCCGGTTAATAAACGAAGGTCTTCGAGCTCGGTTTAAGGCATCATACCCCGACGTAGATGTGCAACCACCATCACCACCAAGAGCTTCAACAATGGAGACAGACAACGAACCAATGGCGGTTGACTCAATCACAGCTTAA
- the LOC106391768 gene encoding 2-keto-3-deoxy-L-rhamnonate aldolase has product MATASIFSTVNTDSTHLFNSSSPIIGKLSPSNSNSVRSTVTFSRKTLTPIRFSSSPADHSPAAAITSPTVEGIATRSKTSLKSRLQGGETLYGMFLLSFSPTLAEIAAHSGYDYVVVDMEHGHGGIPEALDCIRALNAAGVAAVLRLPENCPTWAKKALDLGPQGIMFPMIESRKDATKAVSYCRFPPDGIRGSAHTVVRASKYGIDEGYLGNYADELLIMCQVESAEGVKKVDEIAAVDGVDCVQMGPLDLSASIGYLWDPGHKKVREMMRRAEKAVLTSDPAKGGAYLSGFAMPHDGPAAIRERGYNMVAGAVDIGLFRNAAVEDVRRFKMGLVNESDGEDSLDNGKDVDDEKYWSE; this is encoded by the coding sequence ATGGCCACCGCTTCAATCTTCTCCACAGTCAACACAGATTCGACACATCTCTTTAACTCCTCTTCTCCGATCATCGGGAAGCTATCACCTTCAAATTCCAACTCCGTCAGATCCACGGTTACATTTTCCAGGAAAACCCTAACTCCAATCCGATTCTCTTCATCTCCCGCTGATCACTCCCCCGCCGCCGCCATCACTTCTCCCACCGTGGAGGGAATCGCCACCCGATCCAAAACCTCATTGAAATCCCGCCTCCAAGGAGGCGAAACTCTCTACGGCATGTTCTTGCTCTCCTTTTCGCCGACTCTAGCCGAGATCGCTGCTCACTCCGGCTACGATTACGTCGTCGTTGACATGGAACACGGCCACGGCGGCATACCGGAAGCTCTAGACTGCATCCGAGCTCTTAACGCCGCCGGTGTAGCCGCCGTTCTTCGCTTACCGGAGAACTGTCCTACATGGGCCAAAAAGGCCTTAGATCTAGGCCCACAGGGAATCATGTTTCCGATGATCGAATCTCGCAAGGACGCGACCAAAGCGGTGTCGTATTGCCGGTTTCCTCCCGACGGGATCCGTGGTTCGGCGCACACGGTGGTGCGAGCGTCCAAGTACGGAATCGACGAAGGGTATTTAGGTAATTACGCTGACGAGTTACTCATCATGTGCCAGGTGGAGTCAGCCGAAGGAGTGAAGAAAGTTGATGAGATCGCAGCCGTCGATGGTGTTGACTGCGTGCAGATGGGACCGTTGGATCTGAGCGCGAGCATAGGATACTTGTGGGACCCGGGGCATaagaaagtgagagagatgaTGAGGAGAGCGGAGAAGGCGGTGCTGACGTCAGATCCAGCGAAAGGCGGGGCCTACTTGTCAGGGTTCGCCATGCCACACGACGGACCTGCCGCGATCCGGGAACGTGGTTATAACATGGTGGCCGGAGCCGTCGATATTGGGCTGTTCAGGAACGCTGCTGTGGAAGATGTCAGGAGATTCAAGATGGGTTTGGTCAACGAATCGGACGGCGAAGATTCGTTGGATAACGGGAAGGATGTTGACGATGAGAAGTACTGGAGCGAATAA
- the LOC106391769 gene encoding uncharacterized protein LOC106391769 has product MNKALSPSGSLLKTVLQLKRGSIYTLTNFFASNSKVMYGVADQKLVICITHTSILSKLEENIEGIPSQCFRIHSFADFEANCDLRGDLHDVVSHLKLVDGQALHQRPVLRTKDGSTSQKIMVPLQLKDGPVMNVYLWDQAADYPYEHRTDYP; this is encoded by the exons ATGAACAA GGCACTGTCGCCCAGTGGTTCATTGCTCAAAACCGTGTTACAGCTCAAGCGTGGAAGCATCTACACTTTGACAAACTTCTTTGCATCCAACAGCAAGGTGATGTACGGTGTGGCTGACCAGAAGCTGGTTATTTGTATCACACATACCTCTATCCTGTCAAAGCTTGAAGAAAACATTGAAGGCATTCCGTCTCAGTGCTTCAGGATCCATTCCTTTGCAGATTTTGAAGCCAACTGTGATCTTAGAGGGGATCTTCATG ATGTTGTTAGTCACCTTAAGTTGGTTGACGGCCAGGCTCTCCATCAACGTCCGGTTTTACGTACCAAGGATGGCTCAACTTCACAGAAAATTATGGTCCCCCTGCAGCTTAAAGA TGGTCCTGTTATGAACGTCTACCTATGGGACCAAGCTGCAGACTATCCTTATGAACATCGAACAGACTATCCTTGa